In Zea mays cultivar B73 chromosome 7, Zm-B73-REFERENCE-NAM-5.0, whole genome shotgun sequence, the following proteins share a genomic window:
- the LOC100282080 gene encoding anthocyanidin 3-O-glucosyltransferase translates to MAAPTVVLLPVWGAGHLMSMLDAGKRLLTRGGRALSLTVLVMRAPTEQLAADLDAHIRREEASGLDVRFVRLPAVQPPTDFHGIEEFISRLVQLHAPHVRAAISSLASPVAAVVMDFFCTALLDVTRELAVPAYVYFTASAGMLAFFLRLPSLHEEVTVQFEEMEGAVDVPGLPPVPPSSLPVPVMDKNHPNYTWFMYHGRRFAEADGIIVNTAAELEQSVLAAIADGRCTPGVRAPTVYPIGPVISFSPPPTNTEHPHECVRWLDTQPAASVVLLCFGSQGFSAAPQAHEIAHGLERSGHRFLWVLRGPPAPGERHPSDANLSELLPDGFLERTKGRGLVWPTKAPQKEILAHAAVGGFVTHGGWNSVLESLWFGVPMAPWPLYAEQHLNAFTLVAYVGVAVAMKVDRKRNNFVEASELERAVKELMGGGEEGRKAREKAMEMRDACRNAVEEGGSSYSSLRRLSEKICKVDKNL, encoded by the coding sequence ATGGCAGCCCCTACCGTCGTCTTACTGCCCGTGTGGGGTGCTGGCCACCTCATGTCCATGCTCGACGCCGGCAAGCGGCTGCTCACCCGCGGGGGTCGCGCGCTCTCGCTCACCGTGCTCGTCATGCGAGCGCCCACGGAGCAGCTCGCGGCCGATCTCGACGCCCACATACGCAGGGAGGAGGCATCGGGCCTCGACGTCCGCTTCGTCCGCCTCCCCGCCGTTCAGCCCCCGACGGACTTCCACGGCATCGAGGAGTTCATCTCCAGGCTGGTACAGCTGCACGCGCCCCACGTCAGGGCGGCTATCTCCAGCCTGGCTTCCCCGGTGGCAGCGGTCGTTATGGACTTCTTCTGCACGGCGCTGCTCGACGTGACCCGCGAGCTCGCCGTGCCCGCGTACGTCTACTTCACTGCCAGCGCCGGGATGCTCGCGTTCTTCCTCCGCCTCCCGTCGCTCCACGAGGAGGTGACGGTCCAGTTCGAGGAGATGGAGGGCGCGGTGGATGTGCCCGGGCTGCCGCCCGTGCCGCCGTCTTCCCTGCCGGTGCCAGTGATGGacaagaaccacccgaattacacGTGGTTCATGTACCACGGCAGGCGCTTCGCCGAGGCCGACGGCATCATCGTCAACACGGCTGCCGAGCTCGAGCAGAGCGTGCTTGCTGCCATCGCCGACGGGCGGTGCACGCCGGGTGTCCGTGCCCCGACGGTCTATCCAATTGGCCCGGTTATCTCGTTCAGCCCCCCGCCCACTAACACAGAACATCCGCACGAGTGCGTGCGGTGGCTCGACACGCAGCCCGCGGCCTCCGTGGTGCTCCTCTGCTTCGGGAGCCAAGGGTTCTCCGCGGCGCCACAGGCGCACGAGATCGCGCACGGCCTGGAGCGTAGCGGCCACCGCTTCCTCTGGGTGCTGCGCGGCCCACCGGCACCCGGCGAGCGGCACCCGTCGGACGCGAACCTCTCCGAGCTGCTCCCCGATGGATTCCTCGAAAGGACCAAGGGCAGAGGCCTGGTGTGGCCGACGAAGGCGCCGCAGAAAGAGATACTAGCCCACGCCGCCGTTGGTGGTTTCGTGACACACGGCGGCTGGAACTCGGTGCTCGAGAGCCTGTGGTTCGGGGTGCCGATGGCACCGTGGCCGCTGTACGCCGAGCAGCACCTGAACGCGTTCACGCTGGTGGCCTATGTAGGCGTCGCCGTGGCGATGAAGGTGGACAGGAAGAGGAACAATTTCGTGGAGGCCTCGGAGCTGGAGCGAGCGGTGAAGGAGCTGATGGGCGGTGGCGAGGAAGGGAGGAAGGCGAGGGAGAAGGCCATGGAGATGAGGGATGCCTGCAGGAACGCCGTGGAGGAGGGTGGCTCATCCTACTCTTCACTACGAAGGCTATCAGAGAAGATATGTAAAGTCGACAAGAACCTATGA
- the LOC113839550 gene encoding Anthocyanidin 5,3-O-glucosyltransferase-like — MPSPTIVLLPMWATGHFSSMLEAGKRLLFCSAGRTAAYSLTVLVTPPPMAASSEASSSQQAHCEMMATVDGIVFHHLPAIEHRTDLAHPSEYIRLYAPQVKEAIAGLAAPVAAVVVDFFGTPLLDVAHDLAVPAYVYFASTGAMLALMLRLPGIQEELASRLREEGGVVDVPGMPPVPVASMPSPDVNDYTWFAYYGRRFLETRGIIANTAAELEPGVLASIAGGRCTPGGRAPTVYPIGPVLSPKPRVVVDARSSSSAQECIRWLDAQPPASVVFLCFGSMGWMNAEQAREVAAGLERSGHRFLWVLRGPPAGSGSGHPTDANLGDLLPDGFLERTKAQGVVWPGWAPQLEILAHAAVGGFVTHCGWNSVLESLWHGVPMAPWPLYAEQPLNAFELVACMGVAVDLRVVGTGRASSVVEAAELERAVRSLMGGSEEGRKAKEKARKMKAACRKAAEKGGSAYAALQAVVQDMLESHVPGTAPK, encoded by the coding sequence ATGCCGAGCCCAACCATCGTGCTCCTCCCGATGTGGGCTACAGGCCACTTCTCCTCGATGCTCGAAGCCGGCAAGAGGCTGCTGTTCTGCAGCGCCGGCCGCACTGCAGCATACAGCCTCACTGTTCTCGTGACGCCCCCGCCGATGGCCGCGTCGTCCGAGGCCAGCAGCAGCCAGCAGGCACACTGTGAGATGATGGCCACCGTCGACGGCATCGTTTTCCACCACCTCCCCGCCATCGAGCACCGCACCGACCTCGCCCACCCGTCGGAGTACATCCGGCTCTACGCGCCGCAAGTCAAGGAGGCCATCGCGGGTTTGGCGGCCCCGGTGGCAGCGGTCGTCGTCGACTTCTTCGGGACCCCGCTCCTCGACGTCGCCCACGACCTCGCCGTGCCAGCCTACGTGTACTTCGCGTCCACCGGCGCCATGCTCGCGCTCATGCTGCGTTTACCGGGCATTCAGGAGGAGCTGGCTTCCAGGTTGCGGGAGGAGGGAGGGGTCGTTGACGTGCCAGGGATGCCTCCGGTGCCGGTGGCCTCTATGCCGTCACCGGACGTGAACGACTACACGTGGTTCGCGTACTACGGCCGCCGCTTCCTGGAAACCAGAGGCATCATCGCTAACACGGCAGCCGAGCTGGAGCCAGGCGTTCTTGCGTCCATCGCCGGCGGCAGGTGCACGCCTGGCGGGCGTGCTCCAACGGTGTACCCAATCGGCCCGGTGCTCTCGCCGAAGCCGCGCGTCGTCGTCGATGCTCGGTCGTCGTCGTCTGCGCAAGAGTGCATCCGGTGGCTCGACGCGCAGCCGCCGGCGTCCGTCGTGTTCCTCTGCTTCGGGAGCATGGGGTGGATGAACGCGGAGCAGGCGCGCGAGGTGGCCGCCGGCCTCGAGCGCAGCGGGCACAGGTTCCTGTGGGTGCTGCGCGGCCCACCGGCCGGCAGCGGCTCGGGGCACCCGACGGACGCAAACCTCGGCGACCTGCTTCCCGACGGGTTCCTGGAGAGGACGAAGGcccagggggttgtgtggcctggtTGGGCACCGCAGCTGGAGATCCTCGCCCACGCCGCCGTGGGTGGCTTCGTTACCCACTGTGGCTGGAACTCGGTGCTGGAGAGCCTGTGGCACGGCGTGCCGATGGCGCCGTGGCCGCTGTACGCCGAGCAGCCGCTTAACGCGTTCGAGCTCGTCGCGTGCATGGGTGTCGCTGTTGACCTTAGGGTCGTCGGCACGGGAAGGGCCAGCTCCGTGGTGGAGGCAGCGGAACTGGAGCGAGCTGTACGGAGCTTGATGGGCGGGTCAGAGGAAGGGAGGAAGGCGAAGGAGAAGGCCAGGAAGATGAAGGCGGCATGCcggaaggccgcggagaagggcgGATCGGCGTATGCTGCGTTGCAGGCAGTGGTGCAGGATATGCTAGAAAGCCATGTACCCGGCACGGCACCCAAATAA